From a region of the Thermodesulfovibrio thiophilus DSM 17215 genome:
- a CDS encoding Ni/Fe hydrogenase subunit alpha, translating to MKKIEINPMTRLEGHGKVTIFLDENGNVENAFMQVVEFMGYEKFLQGMPIEEVPRTVSTICGVURGVHFTASVKAADAVYGVQPTPTAKKIRELFYNAHLVEDHTGILYALGFPDFVCGPTASPAERNLIGLVLKVGADVGKLVLKKRFSAVRIFEITGGRTSHPVAAIPGGWSKRITEEERQEILKLADDCIELGKLTLDVFDKVVLQNKEYMELVTGNVYKVVSNYLGTVDENNKVTYYDGTQKIVDTKGNEIGRFKGIEYLDYIAEKTLPWSYQKAPYLKKIGWTGLADGDGTSIYSVGPLARFNVGNGFDTPLAQEAYEKMLAAFGGKPVHNTLAYHWTRAIELMNAAENVKKIASDESITDPNVRQELGTPVGEGVGIVEAARGTLIHHYKTDEKGIVTDANLIVATSHNKGPMNVAVKRAAESFIKNGKVDEGILNLVEIAYRPYDLCFACSTHTLPGRIPVKIDIVDHNGEVVKSLRNFEIA from the coding sequence ATGAAGAAAATCGAAATTAATCCGATGACAAGGCTAGAAGGCCATGGTAAAGTTACAATCTTTCTTGATGAAAATGGAAACGTAGAAAATGCCTTTATGCAGGTCGTTGAGTTCATGGGATATGAAAAATTTCTGCAGGGGATGCCTATTGAGGAAGTTCCTCGAACTGTTAGCACAATTTGCGGAGTTTGAAGGGGCGTTCATTTTACAGCCTCAGTGAAGGCTGCAGATGCAGTTTATGGAGTACAACCAACTCCAACAGCAAAAAAAATTAGAGAACTTTTCTATAATGCACATCTTGTTGAAGACCATACAGGAATTCTTTATGCTCTTGGTTTTCCTGATTTTGTATGCGGACCAACAGCCTCACCTGCTGAAAGAAATCTTATAGGTCTTGTTCTAAAAGTGGGTGCAGATGTTGGAAAGCTTGTTTTAAAGAAAAGATTTTCAGCTGTTAGAATCTTTGAAATCACAGGCGGAAGGACAAGCCATCCAGTTGCAGCAATTCCAGGTGGATGGTCAAAGAGAATTACAGAAGAAGAAAGACAGGAAATCTTAAAACTCGCTGATGACTGTATTGAACTTGGCAAGCTCACCCTTGATGTATTTGATAAAGTTGTGTTACAGAACAAGGAATATATGGAGCTTGTAACAGGTAATGTTTACAAAGTTGTAAGTAATTATCTCGGTACTGTTGATGAAAACAATAAAGTGACATACTATGATGGGACGCAGAAAATTGTAGATACAAAGGGTAATGAAATTGGAAGGTTTAAGGGTATTGAATATCTTGATTATATTGCAGAAAAAACTCTTCCATGGAGTTATCAGAAAGCACCATATTTGAAGAAAATTGGCTGGACGGGTCTTGCAGATGGCGATGGAACAAGCATTTACAGTGTTGGACCTTTGGCAAGATTCAATGTTGGAAATGGTTTTGATACTCCACTTGCACAGGAAGCCTATGAAAAAATGCTGGCTGCTTTTGGGGGTAAGCCTGTTCACAATACCCTTGCATATCACTGGACAAGAGCAATTGAGCTTATGAACGCTGCTGAAAATGTTAAGAAAATCGCTTCTGATGAAAGCATTACAGATCCTAATGTCAGACAGGAACTTGGAACACCTGTTGGAGAAGGTGTAGGAATTGTTGAGGCAGCCAGAGGTACCTTGATTCATCACTATAAGACTGATGAAAAAGGTATTGTTACTGATGCTAATCTTATAGTTGCCACCTCTCATAACAAAGGACCAATGAATGTAGCTGTAAAAAGAGCAGCAGAGAGCTTTATAAAGAATGGTAAAGTGGATGAAGGAATTCTGAATCTTGTTGAAATAGCTTATCGTCCATACGACTTATGTTTTGCATGCTCTACTCATACACTTCCAGGAAGAATTCCAGTAAAAATTGATATAGTTGACCATAATGGTGAGGTTGTAAAAAGTCTCAGAAATTTTGAAATAGCCTAA
- a CDS encoding phage tail protein I, with product MIKELKPLSLQGENIDALLDSFDLAFAPLFSQVINALIYSRIDEIADTNLLDLLAWQFHIEEWERIETVEEKRKAIKSAIQLHRYRGTPWAVKHALKSIGHDSELKEWFQYNGNKYRFKVFSLKPIKSEDEFIGFVQTINEYKNERSWLDSIGTHHEHNLALYACVKTCVGNKHIVMPNMPNFYIYPATNYADISFRVANYVSIGVANG from the coding sequence ATGATAAAAGAACTTAAGCCTTTAAGCCTTCAGGGAGAAAACATAGATGCGCTTTTGGATAGCTTTGATCTTGCATTTGCTCCTTTGTTCTCTCAGGTAATCAATGCTCTTATATATTCACGCATAGATGAGATCGCTGATACAAATCTACTTGATTTGCTTGCATGGCAGTTTCATATCGAGGAATGGGAGCGTATAGAAACAGTTGAAGAAAAACGCAAGGCCATCAAATCAGCAATACAATTGCATAGATACAGGGGCACGCCCTGGGCGGTAAAACATGCGCTAAAAAGTATAGGACATGATAGTGAATTAAAAGAATGGTTTCAATATAATGGCAATAAATACAGATTTAAAGTTTTTTCGCTAAAACCGATAAAATCTGAAGATGAATTTATCGGTTTCGTTCAAACCATAAATGAATACAAGAACGAAAGAAGCTGGCTTGACAGCATTGGAACGCATCATGAGCATAACTTAGCTCTTTATGCATGCGTGAAGACATGTGTTGGCAACAAACACATAGTTATGCCAAATATGCCTAACTTTTATATATATCCAGCAACTAATTATGCGGACATCAGTTTTAGAGTTGCTAACTATGTAAGCATAGGAGTGGCAAATGGCTAA
- a CDS encoding F420-nonreducing hydrogenase, giving the protein MSKPKLAYYLAGGCGGCDIAVVDLAEALVDVALALDIVFWAPTVADVKYKDLEAMPDGSIDVALFSGNVRNSEHEHIAKVLRQKSKVMIAFGICASCGGIKGLVNLHTTDQLLDKAYINSFSTDNPEKILPQTSVVVDGKYELTLPTLMDARPLDEVVKVDYYIGGCPPYHEHIGKAFTALLSGQLPPPGSWITMGKAVCEVCGRNPVLQGKPKKLATTVKRTIEGTPTEGACLLEEGYLCLGPVTQGDCGAKCPAANIPCRGCGGPIPGVKDFGLRAISAIASMLDNEELVDQIPDPVHLFYRYTLPGSFLGKRIKR; this is encoded by the coding sequence ATGAGCAAACCTAAACTAGCGTATTACCTTGCCGGAGGATGTGGAGGATGTGATATTGCTGTTGTGGATTTAGCCGAAGCACTGGTGGATGTTGCACTTGCCTTAGATATAGTTTTCTGGGCACCAACAGTGGCAGATGTTAAATATAAAGATCTGGAGGCAATGCCAGATGGTTCAATAGATGTTGCATTATTTTCAGGAAATGTAAGAAATTCAGAACATGAACATATAGCAAAGGTATTAAGACAGAAATCAAAGGTAATGATAGCTTTTGGTATCTGTGCATCCTGTGGTGGCATAAAAGGACTTGTTAACCTTCATACAACTGATCAATTGCTTGATAAAGCATACATTAATAGTTTCAGTACAGATAATCCGGAAAAAATATTGCCTCAGACATCAGTTGTTGTTGATGGCAAGTATGAATTAACTCTGCCAACTCTTATGGATGCAAGACCTCTTGATGAAGTTGTAAAAGTGGACTACTATATAGGAGGATGCCCTCCTTATCATGAACATATAGGAAAAGCATTTACAGCTTTGCTTTCAGGACAATTGCCACCTCCTGGATCCTGGATTACAATGGGTAAGGCTGTTTGTGAGGTATGCGGTAGAAATCCTGTATTACAGGGCAAACCAAAGAAGCTGGCAACAACTGTCAAGAGAACAATAGAGGGAACACCTACAGAAGGTGCCTGTCTTCTTGAAGAGGGATATCTCTGTCTTGGTCCTGTAACTCAGGGTGATTGTGGTGCAAAATGTCCTGCTGCAAATATTCCATGCAGAGGATGTGGTGGACCAATCCCTGGAGTAAAGGATTTTGGTTTAAGAGCAATTAGCGCTATTGCAAGTATGCTTGACAACGAAGAACTTGTTGACCAGATTCCAGATCCTGTACATTTGTTTTATAGATATACATTACCCGGGTCTTTTCTCGGTAAAAGAATAAAGAGATAA
- a CDS encoding hydrogenase iron-sulfur subunit, with the protein MAWEPRILVIACHWCTYAGADLAGSLRYSYPPTAHIIRVPCSGRVEPEFIAEAIKRGADGVFIGGCHFGDCHYKEGNYKAIRRFKLFKRVATDLGIEADRIQLEWISGSEGKKFSEAMTAFDAKIRELGPNPLKGGAQ; encoded by the coding sequence ATGGCATGGGAGCCAAGAATTCTTGTTATTGCCTGTCACTGGTGTACATATGCAGGTGCAGACCTGGCAGGAAGCCTGAGGTATAGCTATCCTCCAACAGCGCATATTATAAGAGTGCCATGTAGTGGAAGAGTTGAACCTGAATTTATTGCAGAAGCTATCAAAAGAGGCGCAGATGGAGTGTTTATAGGTGGATGTCACTTTGGTGACTGCCACTACAAAGAGGGCAACTACAAAGCAATACGCAGATTCAAACTATTCAAAAGAGTTGCAACAGATCTTGGAATTGAAGCAGATAGAATTCAACTAGAATGGATTTCAGGAAGTGAGGGCAAAAAATTTTCTGAAGCCATGACAGCATTTGATGCAAAAATAAGAGAACTTGGACCAAATCCATTGAAAGGAGGAGCACAATGA
- a CDS encoding phage tail protein, whose product MANFSGTMITNKGLNLLAKAINGTNLTFTRMALGDGFWQENINPVELDALISEKFNIQIQGIELTGTGTARMRGVVTNNMIQAGFFARELGIFAQDPEIGEILYAVSYSGEQADYIPPTGNVFLESVIDAYVVIDRAENVTAVIDDTVVLATKKDIIEHNESLSSHQNIQVLIDDHKKSSSEHQIPEQIQYAITHHDHINYTKRYIHFQQASAIEWSILHNLNTGYPIVQAYQEDTEQINLDGYCGSGAYCGQSGLYCGGGIAINALKLTDIPYSAILIISQNKLLLRFSYPQQGKAIILGGVS is encoded by the coding sequence ATGGCTAATTTTTCAGGGACAATGATTACAAATAAGGGCTTGAATTTACTCGCTAAGGCTATTAATGGAACAAATCTGACATTTACACGTATGGCGCTTGGAGATGGATTCTGGCAGGAAAACATAAATCCTGTTGAGCTTGACGCCTTAATTTCAGAGAAATTCAACATACAAATTCAGGGCATAGAACTAACTGGCACCGGAACTGCAAGAATGCGCGGAGTTGTAACAAATAATATGATTCAAGCGGGTTTTTTTGCGCGAGAACTCGGAATATTTGCACAGGATCCTGAAATTGGAGAGATTTTATATGCAGTTTCTTATTCTGGCGAGCAAGCTGATTATATCCCGCCAACTGGTAACGTTTTTCTGGAATCAGTTATAGATGCTTATGTTGTTATTGATAGAGCTGAAAATGTTACCGCAGTTATTGACGACACTGTTGTTCTTGCAACAAAGAAAGATATTATTGAACACAATGAATCTCTGTCATCACATCAAAATATACAGGTATTAATAGATGATCATAAAAAATCTTCGTCAGAGCATCAGATTCCTGAACAGATTCAATATGCAATTACACATCACGACCATATAAATTACACCAAAAGATACATACATTTTCAACAAGCAAGCGCAATCGAATGGAGTATTTTGCACAATCTAAATACTGGTTATCCTATTGTTCAAGCATATCAAGAAGACACAGAGCAGATTAATCTTGATGGATACTGCGGAAGTGGAGCATACTGTGGACAAAGTGGACTATACTGCGGAGGCGGAATCGCCATAAATGCTCTTAAGCTTACAGATATTCCTTATTCTGCTATTTTGATTATTTCGCAGAATAAATTGCTGTTGAGGTTTAGCTATCCCCAGCAGGGCAAGGCTATTATATTGGGAGGTGTATCATGA
- a CDS encoding metallophosphoesterase, with translation MIVFILTFFSLYGLLHLYAFLKLKIYLNPGLLWEISIALFMVLMIFVPLIVRIAEKHGLEKTAIILSWIGYLWMALIALFFFFSIFIDLLRFLIFIFNQMAGTKFSLFPLAKLYFFIPFFISILMLVYGYFEALNIKTEHIEIRTNKVKRDVRIVQISDLHIGLIIRESRVKKVTQKIREINPDIVVSTGDLVDGQINGITKIVEILKELQPPFGKFAVTGNHEFYAGLKQALVFTEQAGFQILRQEGIYIDELGINIIGVDDFEVKRYDSTKILSEEEVFEKFRKPGFTILLKHRPFVNDKTRQFFDLQLSGHTHKGQFFPFSIVTALYYTKDSGCIEDTNGCHLYISKGTGTWGPPIRIFAPPEITVIDIKRLD, from the coding sequence ATGATTGTTTTCATATTGACATTTTTCAGTCTGTACGGACTTCTTCATCTTTATGCTTTTCTTAAACTAAAAATCTATTTAAATCCAGGTCTGTTATGGGAAATAAGCATTGCTTTGTTTATGGTTTTAATGATTTTTGTTCCTTTAATAGTACGAATTGCTGAAAAACATGGACTTGAAAAAACTGCAATTATACTGTCATGGATTGGCTATTTATGGATGGCATTAATTGCTTTATTCTTTTTCTTTTCAATTTTTATTGATTTACTGAGATTTTTAATTTTTATTTTTAATCAAATGGCTGGAACAAAGTTTTCTCTGTTTCCATTGGCTAAACTGTATTTTTTTATTCCTTTTTTTATATCCATATTAATGCTGGTTTATGGTTATTTCGAAGCTTTAAATATTAAAACTGAACACATAGAGATAAGAACAAATAAAGTCAAAAGAGATGTCAGAATTGTACAGATCTCAGACTTACATATTGGACTCATTATAAGAGAAAGTAGAGTAAAAAAAGTTACTCAAAAGATTAGGGAGATAAATCCTGATATTGTAGTTTCAACAGGTGATTTAGTTGATGGTCAGATTAACGGTATAACCAAAATCGTAGAAATACTGAAAGAACTTCAACCTCCATTTGGTAAATTTGCAGTTACGGGAAATCATGAATTTTATGCAGGGCTCAAACAGGCTTTAGTATTTACCGAACAGGCAGGATTCCAAATTTTACGACAGGAAGGGATTTACATTGATGAGTTAGGCATAAACATTATTGGAGTCGATGATTTTGAGGTAAAAAGATATGACTCTACAAAAATTTTATCTGAGGAAGAAGTTTTTGAAAAATTCAGAAAACCAGGATTTACTATTTTACTCAAACACAGACCTTTTGTGAACGATAAAACAAGGCAATTTTTCGATCTTCAACTTTCAGGACATACTCATAAAGGACAATTTTTCCCGTTCAGTATAGTCACAGCCCTTTATTACACCAAGGATTCAGGATGCATAGAAGACACTAATGGTTGTCATTTATATATCAGCAAAGGAACAGGAACATGGGGTCCACCAATAAGAATTTTTGCTCCACCTGAAATTACTGTTATTGATATTAAAAGACTAGATTAA
- the avd gene encoding diversity-generating retroelement protein Avd codes for MNNLIIYQKVYDCALYLFPIVERFPKHEKFVLCTHIKSCLIGIARLIVKANKSKNKKSVLYDIDICIEELKFLVRFAHDRKYLSHKSYEYVSKLISEIGRLLGGWIKSEG; via the coding sequence TTGAATAACCTTATCATATATCAAAAGGTTTATGATTGCGCATTGTACTTGTTCCCAATTGTTGAAAGATTTCCAAAGCATGAAAAATTTGTTCTCTGCACGCACATTAAATCGTGCCTGATCGGAATTGCAAGGCTTATTGTTAAGGCGAACAAGAGCAAAAACAAAAAATCTGTTTTGTATGATATCGATATTTGCATCGAGGAGCTCAAATTTCTTGTCAGATTCGCTCATGACAGAAAGTATTTATCACATAAAAGCTACGAATATGTAAGTAAACTTATCTCAGAAATAGGAAGGCTTTTGGGAGGCTGGATCAAAAGTGAGGGGTAA
- a CDS encoding reverse transcriptase domain-containing protein translates to MPKTFSGIYKKIYYFQNLHAAYLKARRCKRYRQEVLKFTANLEENLIAIQNELIWKLYKPLPFRDFYVFDPKERLIQAPAFRDRIIHHALCNLIEPLFDKKFIYDSYACRAYKGTHRAIMRAQKFMQKIKREHGNFYILKADISKYFPSINHAILKNIIRRTIACKDTLWLIDLIIDNKSEQECGLPIGALTSQLFANIYLNEFDHFMKEELSVKFYIRYMDDFIILHQSKDYLKHLLKEAELFLGCRLFLTLNRKTQIFPYKHGLDFCGYRIWTTHILPRKRNIKKAKKMLRKLSNKYKNGLADIDYIRPRLMSFLGYMKHCNGYNTLKYMLSEFVLSKK, encoded by the coding sequence ATGCCAAAAACATTTAGTGGCATTTATAAGAAAATATATTATTTCCAGAATCTGCATGCAGCATATTTAAAGGCTCGTAGATGCAAAAGATACAGACAAGAAGTTCTTAAATTCACTGCAAACCTTGAAGAGAATTTGATCGCTATTCAAAATGAGCTTATCTGGAAGCTTTACAAGCCACTGCCATTTAGGGATTTTTATGTTTTTGATCCTAAGGAACGTTTGATACAGGCTCCTGCATTTCGCGATAGAATCATACACCACGCTTTATGCAACCTTATTGAGCCATTGTTTGATAAAAAATTTATTTACGATAGTTATGCCTGCCGTGCTTATAAGGGCACTCACAGGGCAATAATGCGAGCTCAAAAATTTATGCAAAAGATAAAAAGAGAACATGGAAACTTTTATATCCTTAAGGCAGATATAAGTAAATATTTTCCAAGTATAAATCATGCGATCTTAAAAAATATTATTAGAAGGACCATAGCATGTAAAGATACGCTATGGTTAATAGATCTCATCATTGATAACAAATCAGAACAAGAATGCGGATTGCCAATAGGGGCACTTACAAGCCAACTATTTGCTAACATTTACCTGAATGAGTTCGATCATTTCATGAAAGAGGAACTTTCCGTAAAATTTTATATAAGATATATGGACGACTTTATAATACTGCATCAGAGCAAAGATTATCTCAAGCATTTATTAAAAGAGGCTGAATTATTCCTTGGGTGCAGGCTTTTTTTGACGCTAAATCGCAAGACCCAAATATTTCCTTATAAACACGGGCTTGATTTTTGCGGTTATCGCATCTGGACTACACATATATTGCCAAGAAAGAGAAATATCAAAAAGGCTAAAAAAATGCTGAGAAAGTTAAGCAATAAATATAAAAATGGACTGGCAGACATTGATTATATTAGGCCTCGATTAATGAGCTTTCTTGGATACATGAAACACTGCAATGGATACAATACGCTCAAATATATGCTGAGTGAATTTGTCTTGTCAAAGAAGTAA
- a CDS encoding hydrogenase maturation protease has protein sequence MKTLVVGIGNPNFKDDGVGLKIVEELQGVVDTVSLLNISFQIIDSILGYDKVIIVDGVKSGTEPGSIVEFSSDYWANIYASGTHNLSIFEIIRIGYKLFPEEMPKEIKIIGVEVEDVETLSRECSSKVVAAIPEAVARIKEYLNIQHVQNAL, from the coding sequence ATGAAAACTCTTGTTGTTGGTATTGGTAACCCTAATTTTAAAGATGATGGAGTTGGGCTTAAGATTGTAGAGGAACTTCAGGGAGTAGTTGATACAGTTTCGCTTCTAAATATTAGTTTTCAAATTATTGATTCCATTCTTGGTTATGATAAAGTGATTATTGTTGATGGAGTTAAATCAGGGACAGAACCTGGTAGCATTGTAGAATTCAGCTCTGACTACTGGGCAAATATTTATGCAAGTGGAACGCATAACTTGTCAATTTTTGAGATTATACGAATTGGTTATAAACTTTTCCCTGAAGAAATGCCTAAAGAAATAAAAATTATCGGTGTAGAAGTGGAAGATGTTGAAACATTAAGCAGAGAATGTTCATCAAAGGTGGTTGCAGCAATTCCAGAAGCTGTTGCAAGGATAAAAGAGTATTTGAATATTCAGCATGTTCAAAATGCTCTATAA
- a CDS encoding CoB--CoM heterodisulfide reductase iron-sulfur subunit B family protein: MKKIGFFLGCNIPFNRPDVEYSARYMLNELDVEVVDLEGATCCPAYGTMPSLDLVGWAAASAWNLTIAEEKGVDIITGCGSCYGSLNEAKYYMDKHPEIKQQVNKILAKVGKEYKGTTTVWNFPNFLYEEIGMDNLKSKVKYNLNGLKCAVQTGCHNLWPSRAFPKNENNPFAPTRLRELCEAMGGVAPHYSTITDCCGMGALRSTAPEKSLALFKKKLDVIKEEIDPDVTVMGCSSCLLQFDAGQALLVEQKKHNYKIPALHIAQLTALALGADVEKAIAMASIPLNGVITKIKGGN, from the coding sequence ATGAAAAAGATAGGATTTTTTCTTGGATGTAATATCCCGTTTAATAGACCGGATGTTGAATATTCAGCAAGATACATGCTGAATGAACTGGATGTAGAAGTAGTAGATCTTGAAGGTGCAACTTGTTGTCCTGCATATGGAACAATGCCATCATTGGACCTTGTTGGATGGGCTGCTGCATCTGCATGGAATTTAACTATTGCAGAAGAAAAAGGTGTTGATATTATAACCGGTTGTGGTTCATGTTATGGGTCTCTCAATGAAGCAAAATATTACATGGACAAACATCCAGAAATTAAACAGCAGGTAAATAAAATTCTGGCAAAAGTTGGCAAGGAATACAAGGGAACAACAACAGTCTGGAATTTTCCAAATTTTCTTTATGAAGAAATAGGTATGGATAATCTCAAATCAAAAGTTAAATATAATCTAAATGGTTTAAAATGTGCTGTTCAGACAGGCTGCCACAATCTTTGGCCAAGTAGAGCTTTCCCAAAAAATGAGAACAATCCTTTTGCGCCAACGAGATTGAGAGAGCTATGTGAGGCAATGGGTGGTGTTGCACCTCATTACAGTACAATTACTGATTGCTGTGGTATGGGTGCATTAAGGTCAACAGCACCAGAAAAATCTTTGGCTCTTTTTAAAAAGAAGCTTGATGTAATCAAAGAAGAAATAGATCCAGATGTAACAGTTATGGGCTGTAGTTCCTGTTTATTGCAGTTTGATGCAGGTCAGGCACTTCTTGTAGAGCAGAAAAAACATAATTATAAAATTCCCGCCCTTCATATTGCTCAGCTTACTGCTCTAGCTCTTGGTGCTGATGTAGAAAAGGCAATTGCGATGGCTTCAATTCCTTTAAATGGAGTAATAACTAAGATAAAAGGAGGTAATTAA
- a CDS encoding CDP-alcohol phosphatidyltransferase family protein, whose protein sequence is MSSMINAYIIRGKELKIWGLTPYERLEKSLKKRTNIKLIENINNINADNNIILFNGDYIFDERVIDFLINHNNTGIIIGEPQKPQLVAIHTNGQFVENCTYAIKENKFEQIPGNIEIKNISNIITQSFQKSLRKADKPFILNATENDKDFIEDKLYYSSYKGVTDIITRIVWPKPAKLAVKFCVKYGITPNYVTTLSLILAIIAGLLFYKNQYALGLIVGWFMTFLDTVDGKLARVTISSTKFGHLYDHVIDLVHPIYWYICWGLSLSSLGVPMNMVWLSLLIIIIFYAVGRFVEGGFRMLIKAPFSIFCWKPFDSFFRLITARRNPNLLILTVATIFKAYDTGLYLVAIWTFLSSIILLIRFILALKEKKEKGSLKTWLNNIDSDLAKKKKIYKLFIYDY, encoded by the coding sequence ATGAGTTCAATGATAAATGCCTATATAATTCGTGGAAAAGAACTAAAAATCTGGGGATTAACACCTTATGAAAGACTTGAAAAGTCATTAAAAAAAAGAACCAATATTAAACTAATTGAAAATATCAATAATATAAATGCTGATAATAATATAATATTATTCAACGGGGATTATATATTTGATGAAAGAGTAATTGATTTCTTAATAAACCATAATAACACTGGCATAATTATTGGAGAACCACAAAAACCACAACTTGTTGCAATCCATACAAATGGCCAATTTGTAGAGAATTGTACATATGCTATAAAAGAAAATAAGTTTGAACAAATTCCTGGCAATATTGAGATAAAAAATATAAGCAACATTATAACGCAAAGTTTTCAAAAATCTCTCAGGAAGGCAGATAAGCCTTTTATATTAAATGCAACAGAAAATGATAAGGATTTCATAGAAGATAAGCTTTACTACAGCTCATATAAAGGTGTAACAGACATTATAACAAGGATTGTATGGCCAAAACCTGCTAAATTAGCAGTAAAGTTCTGTGTAAAATATGGTATAACTCCAAACTATGTTACAACTCTCAGTTTAATCCTCGCAATAATTGCAGGTCTTTTATTCTATAAAAATCAATATGCCCTTGGATTGATTGTGGGCTGGTTTATGACATTTCTGGATACTGTTGATGGTAAGCTTGCAAGAGTTACGATATCATCAACAAAATTTGGCCACTTATACGACCATGTGATTGATTTAGTGCATCCAATTTACTGGTATATATGTTGGGGATTAAGTCTATCATCCCTTGGTGTTCCTATGAATATGGTATGGCTCAGCCTTTTGATTATAATCATATTTTATGCTGTGGGACGCTTTGTAGAAGGCGGATTCAGGATGCTCATTAAAGCACCATTTAGCATATTTTGCTGGAAACCTTTTGATTCTTTCTTTCGTTTAATTACTGCCAGAAGAAATCCGAATTTACTCATTTTAACTGTTGCCACAATATTCAAAGCCTATGATACAGGACTGTACCTTGTTGCTATATGGACATTTCTTTCCTCGATTATCCTCTTAATTCGTTTTATTTTAGCCCTGAAAGAAAAAAAAGAGAAAGGTTCACTAAAAACCTGGTTAAATAATATAGATTCAGATCTGGCTAAAAAGAAAAAAATCTACAAACTATTTATATATGACTATTAA
- a CDS encoding SUMF1/EgtB/PvdO family nonheme iron enzyme yields MGLLWQDSSSYPLNAAYLSRPHNIRPGAGDHYLEPNAQLNGVVLKAGTIVPLFNGTVWKVYEFTGDVNIVALDVGSFQFGKDYYVYLCDDGSTSGLLLISLNSTVPSGYNANNSRKIGGFHYGRKRNSFTVSDITNNVVVPNSVWDLVHRPRCSPEGMVYIGNGVWVDIYLVSVSETITFSAGNGSPIITGTCKSTYNSVPLTGTEGLCGYNFVELAGRTGKRLLSYAEWLRAAWGSPQGNNSDNNNAWSATTNTSRQNTGYVNNATSLMNVIDCAGNIWEWLDEYTIRQDSTSWAWYDVMQGWNVGQQYLPNNIGVSQCISGGMWSDGARCGSRTIRLIDYPSTVSANCGSRFACDSL; encoded by the coding sequence ATGGGATTATTATGGCAGGACTCGTCAAGTTATCCACTGAACGCAGCATACCTTTCAAGGCCACATAATATTCGTCCTGGCGCTGGAGACCATTATCTTGAGCCGAATGCTCAGCTAAATGGGGTGGTTTTGAAGGCGGGGACGATTGTTCCATTGTTTAATGGAACAGTGTGGAAAGTATATGAATTTACAGGTGATGTAAATATTGTTGCGTTGGATGTAGGAAGTTTTCAGTTTGGCAAAGACTATTATGTTTATCTCTGTGATGATGGGTCTACAAGTGGTTTGTTGTTGATTTCTTTAAACTCCACCGTTCCATCCGGATATAATGCAAATAATAGCAGAAAAATAGGTGGATTTCATTATGGGAGAAAGAGAAATTCATTCACTGTTTCTGATATTACAAATAATGTTGTGGTCCCAAATTCAGTATGGGATTTAGTTCATAGGCCCAGATGCTCCCCAGAAGGCATGGTTTATATTGGCAATGGTGTATGGGTTGATATATATCTTGTTAGCGTCAGTGAAACTATAACATTTTCAGCTGGAAATGGAAGCCCCATAATAACAGGAACTTGTAAATCAACATATAATTCAGTTCCTCTAACCGGGACAGAGGGCTTATGTGGTTATAATTTCGTTGAATTGGCAGGTAGAACAGGAAAGAGGTTGCTTTCATATGCAGAATGGTTGAGGGCTGCATGGGGAAGTCCTCAGGGGAACAATTCTGACAACAATAATGCATGGAGCGCAACAACAAATACTTCAAGACAGAATACAGGATATGTCAATAATGCGACTTCTCTCATGAATGTTATAGATTGTGCTGGAAATATTTGGGAATGGCTTGATGAGTATACCATAAGACAGGACAGCACTTCATGGGCATGGTATGATGTAATGCAGGGATGGAATGTTGGCCAACAATATTTACCGAATAACATTGGAGTGTCTCAATGCATTAGTGGCGGTATGTGGTCTGATGGGGCTCGATGTGGCTCCCGGACGATCCGCTTGATCGATTATCCTTCGACTGTGAGCGCTAACTGCGGGTCTCGCTTTGCCTGTGACTCTCTGTAG